In Holophagales bacterium, one DNA window encodes the following:
- a CDS encoding type II toxin-antitoxin system RelE/ParE family toxin, translated as MKPAIRSALAAADIESALDFYLAEAPAAAGGFIDALERATRQIETHPGSGSPRYALDLNIPQLRFLPLQRYPYALFYVEHDEHLYVIRCVHMSRDLPATLREEPR; from the coding sequence GTGAAGCCTGCGATTCGCTCGGCGCTGGCGGCAGCGGACATCGAGTCGGCGCTCGACTTCTACCTTGCCGAAGCGCCCGCAGCAGCCGGGGGATTCATCGATGCTCTCGAACGCGCCACTCGTCAGATCGAGACCCATCCCGGCTCCGGCTCTCCCCGCTACGCGCTCGACCTCAACATTCCGCAGCTGCGTTTCCTGCCGCTCCAGCGCTACCCGTATGCGCTGTTCTACGTCGAGCACGACGAGCACCTGTACGTCATCCGCTGTGTTCACATGAGCCGCGACCTTCCGGCGACCCTTCGGGAAGAGCCCCGATGA
- a CDS encoding DEAD/DEAH box helicase family protein, giving the protein MNEAETRAEHIDPALKAAGWGVVEGSRVRREYPISPGRIEGHGRRGKAMMADYVLEYRNTKLAVIEAKAWGEELTEGVAQAKHYAGKLAIRFTYATNGKGIYAIDMETGKEREIAAYPSPAELWAMTFAEANAWRDRFAAIPFEDKGGSHPSRYYQEIAVERVLEAIAAEKPRILLTLATGTGKTFIAFQIAWKLFHSRWNLLRKPERRPRILFLADRNILADQAYNAFSAFPEDAMVRIAPADIRKKGKVPTNGSLFFTIFQTFMSGPPKDGKPSPYFGEYPPDFFDFVVIDECHRGGANDESNWREILDYFAPAVQLGLTATPKRKDNVDTYRYFGEPVYSYSLKEGINDGFLTPFKVKQISTTLDDYVYTPDDQLIEGEIEAGRRYTEKDFNKVIEIRERERNRVEIFMELIRQNEKTLVFCATQAHALAVRDLVNQTKTSADPSYCQRVTADDGELGEQHLRDFQDNEKTIPTILTTSQKLATGVDARNIRNIVLMRPINSMIEFKQIIGRGTRLHDGKEYFTIYDFVKAHHHFSDPEWDGEPLEPEPVPEPQPRPLPVDVDPVPEETDPEPAPRRQKIRVKLADGKARSIQHMMVTSFWHPDGTPMSAQQFLELLFGRLPEFFQDEAELRALWSAPDTRAKLLQGLAEKGFGGEQLAEMQRIIDAEKSDLFDVLAHVAYALPPLTREERAEMAKVVISTRFNSKQQVFLGFVLAHYVSQGVQELDQQKLTPLLRLQYHDSLADAVADLGEPEEIKKVFSGFQRYLYGDSSAA; this is encoded by the coding sequence ATGAACGAGGCCGAAACCCGCGCTGAGCACATCGACCCTGCCCTGAAGGCGGCGGGCTGGGGCGTCGTCGAGGGGAGCCGGGTTCGGCGGGAGTATCCGATCTCACCCGGGCGGATCGAGGGGCATGGGCGGCGCGGCAAGGCGATGATGGCGGATTACGTGCTCGAGTACCGCAACACCAAGCTCGCGGTGATCGAGGCCAAGGCGTGGGGCGAGGAGCTGACCGAGGGCGTGGCGCAGGCCAAGCACTACGCCGGCAAGCTCGCCATCCGCTTCACCTACGCCACCAATGGCAAGGGCATCTACGCCATCGACATGGAGACCGGCAAAGAGCGCGAGATCGCGGCCTACCCGTCGCCCGCCGAGCTCTGGGCGATGACATTTGCCGAGGCCAATGCCTGGCGCGACCGCTTCGCCGCCATCCCGTTCGAGGACAAGGGCGGCTCGCACCCGAGCCGCTACTACCAGGAGATCGCCGTCGAGCGCGTGCTCGAAGCGATCGCGGCGGAGAAGCCGCGCATCCTCCTCACGCTCGCCACCGGCACCGGCAAGACCTTCATCGCCTTCCAGATCGCCTGGAAGCTCTTCCACAGCCGCTGGAACCTCCTCCGCAAGCCGGAACGGCGACCGCGCATCCTCTTTCTCGCCGATCGCAACATCCTCGCCGACCAGGCCTACAACGCCTTCTCCGCCTTCCCGGAAGACGCCATGGTGCGCATCGCACCGGCCGACATCCGCAAGAAGGGGAAGGTGCCGACGAACGGCAGCCTCTTCTTCACCATCTTCCAGACCTTCATGAGCGGGCCGCCGAAGGACGGCAAGCCCTCGCCCTACTTCGGCGAGTACCCGCCCGACTTCTTCGATTTCGTCGTCATCGACGAATGCCACCGCGGCGGCGCCAACGACGAGAGCAACTGGCGCGAGATCCTCGACTACTTCGCCCCGGCGGTGCAGCTCGGCCTCACCGCCACACCGAAGCGCAAGGACAACGTCGACACCTACAGGTACTTCGGCGAGCCGGTCTACAGCTACTCGCTGAAGGAGGGGATCAACGACGGCTTCCTCACCCCGTTCAAGGTCAAGCAGATCTCGACGACCCTCGACGACTACGTCTACACCCCGGACGACCAGCTCATCGAAGGCGAGATCGAGGCCGGGAGACGCTATACCGAGAAGGACTTCAACAAGGTCATCGAGATTCGCGAACGCGAGCGCAACCGCGTCGAGATCTTCATGGAGCTGATCCGCCAGAACGAGAAGACGCTCGTCTTCTGCGCGACCCAGGCGCACGCCCTCGCGGTGCGCGACCTCGTCAACCAGACGAAGACCAGCGCCGACCCGAGCTACTGTCAGCGCGTCACGGCCGACGACGGCGAGCTCGGCGAACAGCACCTGCGCGACTTCCAGGACAACGAGAAGACGATCCCGACGATTCTCACCACCTCGCAGAAGCTGGCGACGGGCGTCGACGCGCGCAACATCCGCAACATCGTCCTGATGCGGCCGATCAACTCGATGATCGAGTTCAAGCAGATCATCGGGCGCGGCACGCGGCTCCACGACGGCAAGGAGTACTTCACGATCTACGACTTCGTGAAGGCGCACCACCACTTCAGCGACCCCGAGTGGGACGGCGAGCCGCTCGAGCCGGAGCCGGTTCCCGAGCCGCAACCCAGGCCTCTTCCGGTCGACGTGGACCCGGTGCCGGAGGAGACCGACCCCGAGCCCGCACCGCGGCGGCAGAAGATCCGGGTGAAGCTCGCCGACGGCAAGGCGCGGTCGATCCAGCACATGATGGTGACGAGCTTCTGGCACCCGGACGGCACGCCGATGTCGGCACAGCAGTTCCTCGAGCTGCTCTTCGGCAGGCTGCCGGAGTTCTTCCAGGACGAGGCCGAGCTGCGCGCCCTGTGGAGCGCGCCGGACACGCGCGCCAAGCTCCTGCAGGGCCTCGCCGAGAAGGGCTTCGGCGGCGAGCAGCTCGCCGAGATGCAGCGCATCATCGACGCCGAGAAGAGCGACCTCTTCGACGTCCTGGCGCACGTCGCCTACGCGCTCCCGCCGCTGACCCGCGAGGAGCGGGCGGAGATGGCCAAGGTGGTCATCAGCACCCGCTTCAACAGCAAGCAGCAGGTCTTCCTCGGCTTCGTGCTCGCCCACTACGTCAGCCAGGGCGTCCAGGAGCTCGATCAGCAGAAGCTGACGCCGCTGCTCAGGCTCCAGTACCACGACTCCCTCGCCGACGCCGTCGCCGACCTCGGCGAGCCGGAGGAGATCAAGAAGGTCTTCTCCGGGTTCCAGCGGTACCTCTACGGCGACTCCTCGGCCGCGTGA
- a CDS encoding DUF1851 domain-containing protein, which translates to MNECFQFFLKKFGEPCCSRPVEGTHLDRYRGRVPQLLLDVWVSHGFGGYRDGLFWLVDPADYEGVLERFLAPTALMGLDEYQVIARTAFGALEAWGRTSGPSLRIDPAHGFMLSADWARPWIAQGKEHLTAESFFASREPAQADFAGEDETPLFAAALERLGPLSEREMYAFVPALALGGTARIDRLEKVEILPHLDLLAELGPLQVLRGPS; encoded by the coding sequence ATGAACGAGTGCTTCCAGTTCTTCTTGAAGAAGTTCGGAGAGCCGTGTTGCTCCCGACCCGTCGAAGGCACACATCTCGACCGCTACCGCGGACGCGTGCCGCAGCTGCTCCTCGACGTCTGGGTGAGCCACGGCTTCGGCGGCTATCGCGACGGCCTCTTCTGGCTCGTCGATCCGGCCGATTACGAAGGGGTCCTCGAGCGCTTCCTGGCGCCGACGGCACTCATGGGGCTCGACGAGTACCAGGTCATCGCGCGAACCGCTTTCGGGGCGCTCGAGGCGTGGGGTAGAACGAGCGGGCCGAGCCTGCGCATCGACCCTGCCCACGGATTCATGCTGTCGGCCGACTGGGCGCGGCCTTGGATCGCGCAAGGGAAGGAGCACCTGACGGCCGAGTCGTTCTTCGCCAGCCGCGAGCCTGCGCAGGCCGACTTCGCCGGCGAGGACGAGACGCCCCTCTTCGCGGCCGCGCTCGAACGGCTCGGACCCCTTTCCGAGCGCGAGATGTACGCTTTCGTGCCGGCGCTCGCCCTAGGTGGAACGGCGCGAATCGATCGCCTGGAGAAAGTCGAGATCCTCCCGCACCTCGATCTGCTCGCCGAGCTCGGACCGTTGCAAGTTCTCAGGGGTCCGAGTTGA
- a CDS encoding RDD family protein, translating into MSTVPHLPEPSPGYVSAESKRQFTLVAGVLGAVFFVIQFLLPIVVMFAVMLPAVTMQGLKIDDFAHAVPWQGELWYVETAQTASFAKPHPGATKVTLHHVRLADLAPAGEPVALGLEAGGPSHSEAAIELLPEGDRLWVIGSEDAGYYSHGQFTRLAGAAKPARASAPFLDRGRPTVLVRGRLSSLARLVVDGGHAEWQQEPIELEPPSEWESLGRLEVVDTGGVPHLVAEACEDARVHQTASCTLYHRALDAREWIAAGEASSCCRRWGAAAVGGVPVVVVGEEGKQEARHFARLVLTAGGAERTALPDLQGLSTWNGTVRGAGSKLLLLSQTLPGSRKLVELDGATVARTVAVKGSPFPFGGGMMVMMVVPQLVPMVLSLLLAFILSAQMRKHRVETYTVGPVTRRFASLWQRAWAQVVDALVLGLGPLALFYSMFETFSDPERFVEADGFEPFLRIFALMAAAILWSLLVLIAFSVAEGRSGKTPGKLLMRIRVLGTDLAPCGFWRALVRNLLTFVDGFFNFLVGVLLVALTDNWQRLGDLAARTLVVTDDDRPPSGMPSGMPPDPR; encoded by the coding sequence ATGTCCACCGTGCCGCACCTCCCCGAGCCCAGCCCGGGCTACGTCTCCGCCGAGTCGAAGCGTCAGTTCACCCTCGTCGCCGGGGTGCTCGGCGCCGTCTTCTTCGTCATCCAGTTCCTCCTGCCGATCGTCGTCATGTTCGCCGTGATGCTCCCGGCGGTCACGATGCAGGGCTTGAAGATCGACGACTTCGCCCATGCCGTGCCCTGGCAGGGCGAGCTCTGGTACGTCGAGACCGCGCAGACGGCCTCCTTCGCCAAGCCGCATCCCGGGGCGACGAAGGTCACGCTGCATCACGTGCGGCTCGCCGACCTCGCGCCGGCCGGCGAGCCCGTGGCTCTCGGTCTGGAGGCCGGCGGCCCATCGCACAGCGAGGCCGCGATCGAGCTGCTGCCCGAAGGCGATCGCCTCTGGGTGATCGGCTCCGAGGACGCGGGCTACTACTCCCACGGGCAGTTCACCCGGCTCGCCGGTGCCGCGAAACCGGCGCGCGCTTCGGCGCCGTTTCTCGATCGCGGGCGGCCGACGGTGCTCGTCCGCGGTCGGCTGTCGAGCCTCGCCCGGCTGGTGGTCGACGGCGGCCACGCCGAGTGGCAGCAGGAGCCGATCGAGCTCGAGCCGCCGTCGGAGTGGGAGTCGCTCGGTCGCCTGGAGGTCGTCGACACCGGCGGCGTGCCCCACCTCGTCGCCGAAGCCTGCGAAGACGCCCGCGTCCATCAGACGGCGAGCTGCACCCTCTACCATCGCGCTCTCGATGCCCGGGAGTGGATCGCTGCCGGCGAGGCTTCGAGTTGCTGCCGGCGCTGGGGCGCGGCGGCGGTCGGCGGGGTCCCGGTGGTCGTCGTCGGCGAGGAGGGCAAGCAGGAGGCGCGGCACTTCGCCCGCCTCGTGCTCACCGCAGGCGGCGCCGAGCGCACGGCGCTTCCCGACCTCCAGGGCCTCTCGACCTGGAACGGCACCGTGCGCGGGGCGGGATCGAAGCTCCTCCTCCTCAGCCAGACCCTGCCCGGGAGTCGCAAGCTCGTCGAGCTCGACGGGGCCACGGTGGCTCGCACGGTCGCGGTGAAGGGCTCCCCCTTCCCCTTCGGCGGCGGCATGATGGTGATGATGGTCGTGCCGCAGCTCGTCCCGATGGTTCTTTCGTTGCTGCTCGCCTTCATCCTCAGCGCGCAGATGCGCAAGCATCGCGTCGAGACCTACACGGTCGGCCCCGTCACGCGGCGCTTCGCCTCGCTCTGGCAGCGCGCCTGGGCACAGGTGGTCGACGCGCTCGTCCTCGGCCTCGGACCGCTCGCGCTCTTCTACTCGATGTTCGAGACCTTCAGCGACCCCGAGCGTTTCGTCGAGGCCGACGGCTTCGAGCCGTTCCTGCGCATCTTCGCGCTGATGGCCGCGGCGATCCTCTGGTCGCTTCTCGTGCTGATCGCCTTCAGCGTCGCCGAAGGGCGCTCGGGCAAGACGCCCGGCAAGCTCCTGATGCGCATCCGCGTCCTCGGCACCGACCTCGCCCCGTGCGGTTTCTGGCGGGCGCTGGTGAGGAACCTGCTGACCTTCGTCGACGGCTTCTTCAACTTCCTCGTCGGCGTGCTGCTCGTCGCGCTCACCGACAACTGGCAGCGCCTGGGCGATCTCGCCGCACGGACGCTGGTGGTCACCGACGACGATCGCCCGCCGTCCGGGATGCCGTCCGGAATGCCACCCGACCCACGCTGA
- a CDS encoding D-cysteine desulfhydrase family protein, which produces MSDLAARLDAIERIPLARLPTPIDELPRLGAHAGIARLLVKRDDQTGLALGGTKARKLEYDLVEAVRQRADLLVTIGGTQSNHAAMTAAAARRLGLEVKLVLGGPDFAACEGNLRLDLLFGAEIRYLVDDDANDALAAAMAAWVDELRAAGRRPFALPIGGSTGLGALGAVRAMREIAGQLAGTLGDGALQVVTAVGSCGTFAGLWLGARCFLPRARVVGVSVSRTAAAIVERTAELADEAAERLGLPASVAEGAIECDDRDVGEYGVPTDAGQEAIELAARLEGLVLDPVYTGKSMSGLLGLVRRGVLDPAVPTLFVHTGGLPIVFAFASPPSEVAAITRIPRRGR; this is translated from the coding sequence ATGAGCGATCTCGCCGCGCGGCTCGACGCGATCGAGCGCATCCCGCTCGCCCGCCTGCCGACGCCGATCGACGAGCTGCCGCGCCTGGGTGCCCACGCCGGCATCGCCCGGCTGCTGGTCAAGCGCGACGACCAGACGGGGCTGGCGCTCGGCGGGACGAAGGCGCGCAAGCTCGAGTACGACCTGGTCGAGGCGGTGCGGCAGCGCGCCGACCTCCTGGTGACGATCGGCGGCACCCAGTCGAACCACGCGGCGATGACCGCGGCGGCGGCCCGCCGGCTCGGGCTCGAGGTGAAGCTCGTCCTCGGCGGTCCGGACTTCGCGGCCTGCGAGGGCAACCTGCGGCTCGACCTGCTCTTCGGCGCCGAGATCCGCTACCTCGTCGACGACGACGCCAACGACGCGCTCGCCGCGGCGATGGCGGCCTGGGTCGACGAGCTGCGGGCCGCAGGGCGGCGGCCGTTCGCGCTGCCGATCGGCGGCAGCACGGGGCTCGGTGCTCTCGGCGCGGTGCGGGCGATGCGCGAGATCGCCGGGCAGCTCGCCGGGACGCTCGGCGACGGCGCGCTCCAGGTGGTGACCGCGGTCGGCTCGTGCGGCACCTTCGCCGGTCTCTGGCTCGGCGCGCGCTGCTTCCTGCCGCGCGCGCGCGTGGTCGGCGTGAGCGTCTCGCGCACGGCCGCGGCGATTGTCGAGCGCACCGCCGAGCTCGCCGACGAGGCGGCCGAGCGGTTGGGTCTCCCGGCGTCGGTCGCCGAAGGGGCGATCGAGTGCGACGACCGCGACGTCGGCGAGTACGGCGTGCCGACGGACGCCGGGCAGGAGGCGATCGAGCTCGCGGCGCGGCTCGAAGGGCTGGTGCTCGACCCGGTCTACACCGGCAAGTCGATGAGCGGTCTGCTCGGTCTCGTTCGTCGCGGCGTGCTCGACCCGGCGGTGCCGACCCTCTTCGTCCACACCGGTGGCCTGCCGATCGTCTTCGCCTTCGCGTCGCCTCCGTCGGAGGTGGCGGCGATCACCCGCATCCCTCGCCGCGGACGGTGA
- a CDS encoding serine hydrolase: MTRRVRQAGLSLLFALLSNAAAEACEPSRIAALVAALDTALDDHAAETRFAAATALGTCGTAAVPALVVASDAAPAGVRQGAVRALGWIAAAGSDGRTAVLSVLPALTARLADPEPLVREAAAEALGRCGPPASAAVPALVAAFADEDPYLGGAAAVALGRIGAASVPALGEALADPREGVRQSAAIALGRLGSRAAPAVAALARTLADGSAVVRGMAATALGEIGPPAGEVLPSLVAALSDPDEAVRRAVRTAIGRISPSWHARPPGRDEVVATIERLVPQLMAEHHVPGVAIALIDEGRVAWQKSFGVRDVASGAPVERETLFEAASMSKPVFAMIAMRLVERGALPLDRPLVELSRERAVPDLPERRRITARMTLAHTSGLPNWRPGDEEREGPLPLLFAPGSRFSYSGEGIFYLQRVVEERTGLPLDLLARRELFTPLGLTGSSFVWNETVEARLASGHTAEGAFLTRSRYTHPNAAYTLYTSAEEYARLLVAMLESAESGTPLLERRTAREMLRGQVELDARDPIERPGAAQGTAVAWGLGWSLNRTAGGTIYHHSGANRTGFRSFSQFSPPRRSGLVVLTNSLGGGELWTRLVAAVGDL; the protein is encoded by the coding sequence ATGACGCGACGCGTCCGGCAGGCCGGCCTGTCCCTCCTCTTCGCCCTTCTCTCGAACGCCGCGGCGGAGGCCTGCGAGCCGTCGCGGATCGCCGCGCTCGTCGCCGCTCTCGACACTGCGCTCGATGACCACGCGGCCGAGACGCGCTTCGCCGCGGCGACCGCCCTCGGCACCTGCGGCACCGCGGCCGTGCCGGCGCTCGTCGTGGCCAGCGACGCGGCGCCGGCAGGGGTGCGGCAGGGGGCGGTGCGCGCCCTCGGGTGGATCGCCGCGGCGGGGAGCGACGGGCGAACGGCGGTGCTTTCCGTCCTGCCGGCGCTCACCGCCCGCCTCGCCGACCCCGAGCCGCTGGTGCGCGAGGCCGCGGCCGAGGCGCTCGGACGGTGCGGTCCGCCGGCGAGCGCAGCGGTCCCAGCGCTCGTCGCCGCCTTCGCCGACGAGGACCCCTACCTCGGCGGTGCGGCGGCGGTGGCGCTCGGCAGGATCGGGGCGGCGAGCGTGCCGGCGCTCGGCGAGGCGTTGGCCGACCCGCGGGAGGGCGTCCGCCAATCGGCGGCGATCGCCCTCGGTCGGCTCGGTTCGCGCGCCGCGCCGGCCGTCGCGGCGCTCGCCCGCACCCTCGCCGACGGGAGCGCCGTCGTGCGCGGGATGGCGGCGACGGCGCTCGGCGAGATCGGTCCGCCCGCCGGCGAGGTGCTGCCGTCGCTCGTCGCCGCGCTGTCCGATCCCGACGAGGCGGTGCGGCGTGCGGTGCGCACGGCGATCGGGCGGATCTCCCCGTCCTGGCACGCTCGGCCGCCGGGGCGCGACGAGGTCGTCGCGACGATCGAACGGCTGGTACCGCAGCTGATGGCGGAGCATCACGTGCCGGGGGTGGCGATCGCGCTGATCGACGAGGGGCGCGTCGCCTGGCAGAAGAGCTTTGGCGTGCGCGACGTGGCGAGCGGTGCGCCGGTCGAGCGCGAGACGCTCTTCGAAGCCGCGTCGATGAGCAAGCCGGTCTTCGCGATGATCGCCATGCGGCTCGTCGAGCGCGGAGCGCTGCCGCTCGACCGGCCGCTCGTCGAGCTGTCGCGCGAGCGGGCGGTGCCGGACCTCCCGGAGCGCCGGCGGATCACCGCGCGGATGACGCTCGCGCACACCAGCGGTCTGCCGAACTGGCGGCCGGGCGACGAGGAGCGCGAGGGTCCGCTGCCGCTGCTCTTCGCGCCAGGGAGCCGCTTCAGCTACTCCGGCGAGGGGATCTTCTACCTTCAGCGCGTGGTCGAGGAGCGGACCGGACTGCCGCTCGATCTGCTCGCCCGTCGCGAGCTCTTCACGCCGCTCGGTCTCACCGGCTCGAGCTTCGTCTGGAACGAGACGGTCGAGGCCCGACTGGCAAGCGGGCACACGGCCGAGGGCGCCTTCCTCACCCGCTCCCGGTACACGCACCCGAACGCCGCCTACACGCTCTACACCAGCGCCGAGGAGTACGCGCGGCTGCTCGTCGCGATGCTCGAGTCGGCGGAGTCGGGCACGCCGCTTCTCGAGCGTCGCACGGCGCGCGAGATGCTGCGCGGGCAGGTCGAGCTCGACGCCCGCGACCCGATCGAGCGGCCCGGTGCGGCGCAGGGGACAGCGGTGGCATGGGGGCTCGGCTGGTCGCTCAACCGCACGGCGGGCGGCACGATCTACCACCACAGCGGTGCCAACCGGACGGGCTTTCGCAGCTTCAGCCAGTTCTCGCCGCCGCGGCGCTCGGGCCTCGTGGTGTTGACCAACAGCCTCGGCGGCGGGGAGCTGTGGACCCGCCTCGTCGCCGCCGTCGGCGACCTCTGA
- the ytxJ gene encoding bacillithiol system redox-active protein YtxJ has product MSDRNLATPGALDAALAEPLAVVYKHSPICPVSFRAEREVERFASEHPQVPVYRVDVVGDRPVARAIAVRLGIRHESPQAILLCSGSPVWHDAHGGVTAAALARACREAAAPAS; this is encoded by the coding sequence ATGTCCGATCGCAACCTCGCGACTCCCGGAGCCCTCGACGCCGCGCTCGCCGAGCCCCTGGCGGTCGTCTACAAACACAGCCCCATCTGCCCGGTCTCGTTCCGCGCCGAGCGCGAGGTCGAGCGCTTCGCCAGCGAGCACCCGCAGGTCCCGGTCTACCGTGTCGACGTGGTCGGCGACCGCCCGGTCGCGCGGGCGATCGCCGTGCGTCTCGGCATCCGGCACGAGTCGCCCCAGGCGATCCTGCTCTGCTCCGGAAGCCCCGTCTGGCACGACGCGCACGGCGGAGTGACGGCCGCGGCGCTGGCGCGCGCGTGCCGGGAGGCCGCCGCTCCCGCGAGCTGA
- a CDS encoding ferritin-like domain-containing protein: MAKTKRKELVDGLNEDLAHEYAAIITYRTYASEVKGPWRQELRNFFAAEIPDEMLHAQMLCDKIVALGGDPATVPAPVKQARDERQMLINALADEKATIARYIKRRKQAEALEEFGLVVELDNLIADETKHRDELELMLARWE; the protein is encoded by the coding sequence GTGGCCAAGACGAAGAGGAAGGAGCTCGTCGACGGGCTCAACGAGGATCTCGCCCACGAGTACGCCGCGATCATCACCTACCGCACCTACGCCAGCGAGGTGAAGGGCCCCTGGCGCCAGGAGCTGCGCAACTTCTTCGCCGCCGAGATCCCGGACGAGATGCTGCACGCCCAGATGCTGTGCGACAAGATCGTCGCCCTCGGCGGCGACCCGGCGACCGTCCCCGCACCGGTGAAGCAGGCCCGGGACGAGCGGCAGATGCTGATCAACGCCCTCGCCGACGAGAAGGCGACGATTGCGCGCTACATCAAGCGGCGCAAGCAGGCCGAGGCGCTCGAGGAGTTCGGCCTGGTCGTTGAGCTCGACAACCTCATCGCCGACGAGACGAAGCACCGCGACGAGCTCGAGTTGATGCTCGCGCGCTGGGAGTAG
- a CDS encoding patatin-like phospholipase family protein: protein MVLSGGGGRGAAHLGVLKVLEELHVPVDFVVGTSMGAIVGGLWASGLTAAEIEERIAGLDWAQAFADKPPREMLAFRRRQDDDGLFMRPRIGLQHGRATLPLGLVQGQRLGPLLRAMTLHVATVDNFDLLPVPFRAVATDIVSGEEVVIGSGDLVSALRARMAVPGVFAPVTRGDRLLIDGGVANNLPVDVARRAGAEIIVAVDVSARPVTRQELGSAVGIGDQMLTILMRHSTNRQLASLGARDVALLPELGELRSTDFAAAADAIALGEAGARARSDALAPLAVSPAAWAAWSARKAQRSTSPPELEEIRLAHDTRLDTALLSRRMTVRPGKLFDRAQVERDLERLYGLDLFEKVGYELLPGERHGVVLDIVAQRKSRGTSYLRFGLGLADDLQGDTAWSLGLRLNVLELSPLGAEWRTDLRIGDDQLLRSELYLPVSLGRFFFAPRLEVRREDVPISAQGDVVALFRRTSTSGALDLGQELGEWGEARLGIERESGDLRSRVVTAQRSGEEFDDARLYLRLLADTFDSVAFPRRGARGFLELSRSLTALGADSDAEVAAGSLMLAGSHGRHTLYGGLAGGSTLSSEPPPELFSLGGFLNLSGTVPESLYGRHFALARLVYYRQTGGKLSRIFALPLYLGASLETGNVWLDRDQAGVDDLVTAGSLFVGLDTFLGPVYLAYGRTDAGEDRWYFALGAPF, encoded by the coding sequence CTGGTCCTCTCCGGTGGCGGCGGCCGGGGCGCGGCGCACCTCGGGGTGCTCAAGGTCCTGGAGGAGCTGCACGTGCCGGTGGACTTCGTGGTCGGCACCTCGATGGGCGCGATCGTCGGCGGCCTCTGGGCCTCGGGTCTGACCGCCGCCGAGATCGAGGAGCGGATCGCCGGCCTCGACTGGGCGCAGGCGTTCGCCGACAAGCCGCCGCGCGAGATGCTCGCCTTCCGGCGACGCCAGGACGACGACGGCCTGTTCATGAGGCCCCGGATCGGCCTGCAACACGGCAGGGCGACCCTGCCGCTCGGCCTCGTCCAGGGCCAGCGCCTCGGGCCGCTGCTGCGCGCCATGACCCTCCACGTCGCCACCGTCGACAACTTCGACCTCCTCCCGGTGCCCTTCCGTGCCGTGGCCACCGACATCGTCAGCGGCGAGGAGGTGGTGATCGGCAGCGGCGATCTGGTCTCGGCGCTCCGCGCCAGAATGGCGGTGCCGGGGGTCTTCGCCCCGGTGACGCGCGGCGACCGGCTGCTGATCGACGGCGGCGTGGCCAACAACCTGCCGGTCGACGTGGCGCGCCGGGCGGGAGCGGAGATCATCGTGGCGGTCGACGTCTCGGCCCGGCCGGTCACGCGGCAGGAGCTCGGCTCGGCGGTGGGGATCGGCGACCAGATGCTGACCATCCTGATGCGCCACTCGACCAACCGGCAGCTCGCCTCGCTCGGGGCCCGCGACGTCGCCCTCCTGCCCGAGCTCGGCGAGCTGCGCTCGACCGACTTCGCGGCAGCGGCCGACGCCATCGCCCTGGGCGAAGCGGGAGCGCGGGCCCGCAGCGACGCCCTCGCCCCGCTCGCGGTATCGCCGGCGGCCTGGGCCGCCTGGTCGGCGCGCAAGGCGCAGCGCAGCACCTCGCCGCCGGAGCTCGAGGAGATCCGCCTCGCCCACGACACCCGGCTCGACACCGCCCTGCTGTCGCGCCGCATGACGGTGCGGCCCGGCAAGCTCTTCGACCGCGCCCAGGTCGAACGCGACCTCGAACGGCTCTACGGGCTCGACCTCTTCGAGAAGGTGGGCTACGAGCTGCTCCCCGGCGAGCGCCACGGCGTGGTGCTGGACATCGTGGCGCAGCGCAAGAGCCGGGGGACGAGCTACCTGCGCTTCGGGCTCGGGCTCGCCGACGACCTGCAGGGCGACACCGCCTGGAGCCTCGGGTTGCGGCTCAACGTCCTCGAGCTGTCGCCGCTGGGGGCCGAGTGGCGCACCGACCTGCGCATCGGCGACGACCAGCTGCTGCGCTCGGAGCTCTACCTGCCGGTCTCGCTGGGCCGCTTCTTCTTCGCGCCCCGCCTCGAGGTGCGGCGCGAGGACGTGCCGATCTCGGCGCAGGGTGACGTCGTCGCGCTCTTCCGGCGCACCTCCACCTCGGGAGCGCTCGACCTCGGCCAGGAGCTGGGCGAGTGGGGCGAGGCGCGGCTCGGCATCGAGCGCGAGAGCGGCGACCTGCGCTCGCGGGTGGTGACCGCCCAGCGGAGCGGGGAGGAGTTCGACGACGCCCGCCTCTACCTGCGGCTCCTCGCCGACACCTTCGATTCGGTCGCCTTCCCGCGCCGCGGCGCCCGCGGCTTCCTCGAGCTCTCGCGCTCGCTCACCGCGCTCGGCGCCGACAGCGACGCCGAGGTCGCCGCGGGCAGCCTGATGCTCGCCGGGAGCCACGGCCGGCACACCCTCTACGGCGGCCTCGCCGGCGGCTCGACGCTCTCCTCCGAGCCGCCGCCCGAGCTCTTCTCGCTCGGCGGCTTCCTCAACCTCTCGGGGACCGTGCCGGAGAGCCTCTACGGCCGCCACTTCGCCCTCGCGCGGTTGGTGTACTACCGCCAGACCGGCGGCAAGCTCTCGCGGATCTTCGCGCTGCCGCTCTACCTCGGGGCCTCGCTCGAGACGGGCAACGTCTGGCTCGATCGCGACCAGGCCGGCGTCGACGACCTGGTCACCGCCGGCAGCCTGTTCGTCGGGCTCGACACCTTCCTCGGCCCGGTCTACCTCGCCTACGGCCGCACCGACGCCGGCGAGGACCGCTGGTACTTCGCGCTCGGCGCGCCGTTCTGA